GGACTTTGAAAGCCTCAGATTGTCTTTTGTTTCCTCTAACGATGGAGTATTTTTGAACTTTGGTTATTATACATTGGTTCTTTGTATAAATACCGAAAATATCAAGATATTTCACGCACCAATGATGTTGCTCAAGTCGGGTAAGTTGGTTTTTGTGGAAGGTGGGGCTCGAACTGTTGAGTCAGTAGGAGTGTCATCGAATAATTTccacttatttttcttttctaataatctcatttataatATGTATTTGGTCCCAGCAGACCCGGTGTGGGAAGGAAGGGGTAGGGTGGGGCTATGGTAGTTCGGAGTGTGGTGTTATAATGGTTCAAATCACAGGGTATGCTAAAAGCAAATACATAATAAATGTTAGATAAAGTTGAAATTATGCGCACCTAATAacaaaaagttggattattttggACAATCTTTTATCTCGTATTATCTCTAATGCTTTGTATTGTGTAGTTCATCAttgtttatgctagtgaaaataaattaaaataaaaatcaattaatcaaaataaaaatccataaattaAAGTAAGTATGCATGGCTAATAAATTTCCATTTaacataatttttataatttaaattatttctatGAAATTAGAATTGTTTTACCAATAATTGTATTACTTTCTCTATGCATGGTGAACTTTACCAAACTGAatttatatttactaaaaaaaatttagttattaAATTATTGTTAGGTGAAGtagaaacaaaatatttctttctCATTTGCAATTAgtgaaatataataataataataataacaataacaataataataataataataatgtcccTTAATAAGTAGTTGGCCATTGCTATTAGACATTATTACTCCTTGTTATACACAATTTAcccaattttttatttcaatatctcataataaatttatctcatttttaatatttatatgatcATATCACttttacactttttattttcataatctTTTAATTTCTATATAAAATGAGATAAAATGACTAGATGCAAGGATGGGAAGTGACCAAATTGTGTCAAAGATGTTGAATACAATTGGCAACAAACTACTACAACTTTTTAGAGGGAGTAAGAGGTGTTCACTTGGGTCATTAATCAATTTTAGATTAATTATTTCAGGTCagttaaaattagattttggatcaatatttatttttacacaattctaaattaattttacaGTTGAATCAAAGTCAAATTCTTTTACTGAATTGTCGGGTCTAATTTAAAATCTAGAGTCAAATAGAAGGCATGTTAATTGTTATATGTAGTTGTACATCACCGACAGTGTTATAACTGTGTGAGTGTGCCTAAGAATGGCTTGATTGCATGATCCTCGGTTAttaattcctttttattattgATGCCATCATGATTAATACACCCTCCTAACTTTTTATTTAgatttttgatttactttagaCTTTTGGCATATTAGTTtgttaataaaacaaaaaaatatgtttgcAAAGTTGTTTTTTAACCAGCCGGAAACTTTGCTTTTTTGTACAAAATAAAAAGGTAGTTTAATTAGTTGGAAAAactaccctgaataatacgaactttcactgattttcctacaataatacgaacttttaattaaccatgaatgatacgaactttgatacatatttcccgctggcataccattttacctgttaccggtaaacttactcattcctttaaaaaaaattttttggctgataaaactaagtaagaaaaattaccctgaataatacgaactttcactgatttttctaaaataatacgaactttcaattaactatgaataaaatacgaactttgatacatatttcccgctagcataatgaagaaatggggaataaccgtttctccaggtaaagaaccggtcaggtatgctagcgggaaatatgtattaaagttcgtattattcatggttaattgaaagttcgtattattgtaggaaaatcagtgaaagttcgtattattcagggtaatttttcctaattagtttattttttgttaatttttaatttattgacaTGTAgtctttaataaataaacaagtatTAACTAATTTCATCAAACATTTctacaaataattaatttattcatctaacttaaaagccaacaaaaatatttaacacTTTCAACTAGTaaaacaagccaactaaaaagctAACAATCACCAATTAAAAATCTTTTGCCAAAAACCTCTATACATATTTAGTACGCCTTTGATTTCCctgtcaatttttattttgttttttcactcatgtcaatatattattttaatcgtaataatatttctaataaaagGATCAAACAAATTATACTTAATTACAcattaacttttaaattaaaactaaaataattaattgatcgataaatatgaagtatttttggatgatgatggtgaacTTGGACCCTCAAATCATGAACATTTAAGATCATAATGAGCAGGGAAGCAGAACGTGAAGTGCCGGTAAAGGAAAGCAACATTTGAAGAAGATGCAATGTCATCAAAGATTAGGCCAACATAACCGACACTCTTTAAGTTCAAAATCAATCACAATATAGTGgagttttcttttctttatttgCACCTTTTTGTCAATAACTTGCATTGAAAAGGAAAATCATACCTAAATTCAAAAGTAATGCTTCATCATACATTACAAAATTGTTTGGTCAAACGGCTGATAGTTTATAATAAATAGCTTATTAAAATAGAACAGTTGATTTGATGATCAGCTAATTTGTTCAAGAATAGTTTATCCATATTCCTAAATTGTTTCGAAGAgttaatttatcaaacattaaCTTAAGTTGGTTGGACCCCTCAATCACTTTTGTGtgccaaaataaattaaaattgaactATAACCTAAaactacaaaatttaaatttaaatttgctaaaatacacaaattaaaaaaatatattggaaAGTTAAActgattaataaaaatattatggtAAACatcataaaacaaatattcaGACCGACACTTTTAACTGCAAAAAGAATACCATAAAAAAGATCCATACCTAACAaccttaatcatcatcatcatcgtattcCGCTCataagaaataaaattttacctAGCCTAAATCCTTAGGTTCTACAAAGTTTGTATTTTGCTCCCTCAACTCTTCCTGATTTTATCAATCTCCATTCCTTAATAACTCCTCtacttaagctaaaaatagtatTGTCACCTAAAGCTGCTATTTTATCGCATTGCCCCCTCTCTGTACAAAAAAACCAATGAACCAAGATATATCTAAGCCACAAATCCACAATCATGGAGAAACAATAACAAATGACACTAAAACTCGAGGCTGACCGAAGAACGGAACCACTGGGCTCCGCCACAACGATCAGATACATTCCGAGAGAAGGCTGCTCTTCAGGATCACATAAATGCTGGGACAACACCGGGTTTTGGGGTGAGCTCGGGTTGTTGGCAGCTTTGTGGTGCTGATGAGGTTACTAAGGGTTGTTCCACAGTGTTCTTGGTTCTCATCTCAAGGACTTTCTTGTGAGAATTCGAGTGTAATGATGGAACGAACGTTGGACTTGCTGCAGGCCGATACTCTGGAAAAAGACGGCCTGATTTGTATCGGACACCACACGCATTGCAAAGGGTTTTTGGACCCATTGGACCCGCCCTCCATTGTGGGGTCTTCGTAATCTCGCAGTGCAAGCACCTCCGTAATGATTGGGATGTGGGGGTTGCATTTGGATTCTCGTTCTGATTCTGGCTTATTCCACGAGTGGGAGGTAGAACCTTGATCTTCGTTTTCTTCTTGGGGCGAGACTCAGCAAAAATTTTCGTGTCGGAGaatgaagcatttggtatggaagatGTTGGAGAAATGAAGTGAGCAAGAGGGTTGAATGTAGCTGGACGAGTTCGCTTGCTGCGTGCTCGTTTTTCATAACCGGTGGAAAGAGTATTTCCTTTATAAAAGTCGCTGCTACTCTCAAGGACTGAAATAGGACTGGAAGTTTGAAACTGATTTCGCGGTGAGTCCTTGGTGGAAGACGTCGACTGACCTTCCTTAAGCGTCAAGCTACCACCGGCAAATGAATCATTCATAAACATCGTTACCCACTCGATTGGAACGATATCCTCATACTGCAACCACAACAAAATTCATTCATCAGGAATGTCAAAGCAATTTTATCATTCATCAAAGAGTCAAGGTCAGAGTTAGAAACTCAGTATTCCACACCAATCAGGGTCAAAAGGGTCATCGCTCAAATATAGACATAAAATTAGGGTGGGGGGTCATCCTTCAAAGTTagacaataaaaaaatcaagtaaAGGTAACGTAAATAGTACATTCTCAATCTGAAAGATAAATTAAGGTTATAAGGTACAGTTCCTGCACCTGTATAAGAACTTTGTCAGACAAAACAGAATGCAGATTGACTATTTATATTCTTATCTTTAAGTAATTTCGCACGAAGATTACTAGACTAGTATGCTACCTTTTCTCACTGATTTGATCCGTTGTTGAATCTTAGTCCATAAATTAGAGGCACAAAGTTCTTAATTATACTCAAActattgaactactttattatattgttgattatgtttaaaattttcatatataaagtaaaattaaacataatttttcatttatataaaaagcaaaaatagattcatttaagattttattagattcttcatctataaaatttaatatactatttttattattataatttttataaaatttatagagATATTGGGGAGTTATGTAAAATGActtattgagcaattttagcttattttaatactaataaaggATTATACGATCAAACCagtcaattttaatatttggtaaACTAATTGATTTAAACAATttattgatataaataagttgtttttgaactAGATGCTCATAACAACCGTTTAAAATTAGCTGGTCAAATCAATTAATGAAATCAACTGATCAAATCAATAATCGATTATCTGCTACTAACTAtcatttatttgtcaaatatcccgcattaaaaaattaaaacaattaaatatataatcccCATGATTTTACCAATGTCCTAGCGGCAAAGATGCGGCAAGAGCGACGTCATAgtacattattttaaaaaaaataatatatgccagcTGGCAATGTATGGCATTGATCTAAATTCTTAAAGGTTTGAACAAAAACAGCACCACAACATGACAGCAATGTTGCAAATAATTCCGTCGGTGGATTAACATCCTCACATGATAGGACTAATAATATCTTCCTACCACGTGACTTCCCTTAATACTCTAATTATTACTCTTTTTGATTAGACATAGATCagtattttcataaaaaaaaggaGTAGTTATTCACTAACAAAAACGAAGCTCAATCCTCTTAATTGGATTATTTCTTAATGGTGATGCCAGGAATTTTATGTTATGGATTTAAAAtgtagtaaataaaaaaatgtatacaattatataaaattatactctGGTTTTAAATACACTTCTTGATAATAAACCAATTTCTACCTTAAAATTGAATATACTTTCATACTTTCATAAGCAAAGCATTtaatttaattcaccatttaattttacataaatttttgtataagcTCAAGGTCCAATAATCAATATAAGTTAAATAacgtaataataaaaataattgtcatataaATTCTTATTTTGAAATCATTTCAAAGACAGAAATATTTCTTTTAAAGAATAGCTCTTtaatttattggtaaaatatttcttttaaagAATAGctctttaattttttgttttaccaatgaatatttcaaatataaatcaattttaaatagcaaataaaaaatagatttgTATAAACATTGTTAATtgataatattaacaaaaacagTATCAaagtaaataatattaatatttccattttaaattcaaatgatATCATTTGATTTCATTTATTTGTCACTAATATTCTATTGGAATTTAATAATCAAGCCCTAGGCAACATGCTAGCtggagaaatttaaaaaaataggacgttttataatttttgacttttgaaaATATAGGGCTATAAATATTTAAGAAGCAATAACAAAGGAATTAGAAATTAGAAATATAGATTATTATAAACtgttaaaaatgtttttttacaTGGTAGTATATGCTCTTGTTTACTTATGAAATGGCAAAAttttctcaatatatattttttaaaattaaactttaagaaaaaaattccaTTCATTTCTTAAAACCTTAGGCAACATGCTAACTGGTCAAGGGTTGAGCAATATCACTAATCACTAATTAACAAAGAATACCAAACTATTAACTTTTTCCCCAAACTTACTAATAATAAGGCTAATTAGTTTCTCTTACACTCCCTTTCCCTTTCCCCTGCCTTCCCCTTCAAGAATTTTGTTCAAACCTAAGTAATATtagtaattttcaaaaattacaaaattgacGACTCGTGGTAAAGCCTTAAAGGTGTAGAAACTCACAGGAACAAAGAGTTCAGTAGAGAGGTCTGAAGCGCTCTTACTGGTGGCGGCAGAAAAAACGGGTGAACTTTCTGACCAATAAACCGGCGGAAAATCATTGTATTCCACGTCAATTCCATTATTAACCAATCCTTTCTCAACGTCGTCGTTCGGGCATTCAAGCAGGTCATCAATTTGTTCGAAGAAATTGCAGCAATCAATCTCCTCCATTTTTGTACCACTCATTATTATTCTTCTCAATCAATTAAACTATTACCTCTGTTGTCTCTGtcaattcaagaaaaaaattaaaaacggaaaatatattattttttacgtTATTACTGACATTATAAAGGAAATATTTCCTCACGAAAATTAGAATTCTGAAACTGAAGTGAGAAATGCAAAGAAAATGgtgtatttaatttataagttttaaaGAGGAATGACGCAAATATGCACCGTTCGCATTAAAAGGGCACTAGAGAAGCATTATGATTGGATACTGTGACGTAGCAGTACTCAATCACGTAGTCCAGCGTGTACAGGATAGTGGAGCACGTTACTAACTTTAGAAATTCCTTTTTAAATGAGAAGATAAATACTTTATAAATCAGAGAAAGTTccctaaaatttctttaaatatAAACATTTGACCGAAATTTAACCCGTTAATTAATGTAATTATAGGTTTTCaaaatttgtgaatttttatattttatttaaagtttagAAACGTAACCATTTTGCAacagtttttagatttttgttaaaattcaAGGATTGATGACTtagaaaaaagattaaaaaaaagtaattcatcagttttaatttcaattttatttcaaaaaagacaaagctaccaactaaaataattataattatattaaaaaaataattgaaatgaaTACTTTTTAGTAAAATAAGAATATGTCGAAACAGAGAAACTGCAAGCTAATTGCAGGCTGGTTCATATAATTACCCTTTCGAATGTAACATTTGtgtatttacaattttaatattagagttttttataataaatgtaagaaatattgaaataattataattatattctaTCATATTTTTTCCGTATTAAAATTGGAACGATAGATGAGAAATTGAGCTAACCTTCGCTATATTCTTCTCAGCAAAATTGCAGCTAAATTAAGTATATCTGCAAAAAAATACAGCAATAATCTCATGAATAGCAGCTAAAAATAGAGAGCTGTAATAATGTGAAATGAACGTTGATTAGTAAATTTTACACGCTTTCTGGAAACATTTCCCcaaatttgagaataactttGAAAATTCCACAAAAACCGACAAAATGGCTCAAACTTCGACAAAAATTGAAGATTACAAAACAATGGGCGCCAAAAATGACGAAATTTCACCTCTATTTCCAAATTTCGCATTAAATTCGCATTTCAATTGAATAAGCCCAATgtaaaaattgaagaaaaatacTGAAAAATCCGAATAATTAATCAAATCAATTATCATCACCGACCTTTTAAATTCGCAATTGAATCCAAAAATTagcattaaaattgaaaaaaatactgAAAAATCCaaataacaaaacaaatcaGTAATCAATTTATCGTCATGCACTGACCTTATTCTGGTACTGCAAAGATGAGAGAGAAAGATGGAGGAAGAGTAGTTAACAGTTAGAGAgtgaggagagagagagagagagaggagaAAAAGTTAGcttaataagaaaattaaagaaagggGAGAAGAAGATGAAGTGATGCAGTGGGAAGGTAGGTGTGAGGCTTCCTTTCCTTTCTACTCACTCTATTATAATTGCTAgctgtttttttttgtttttttttttttttttttacaatttgtttgccttctcttcttcttcttgtctTGATGTTGAAGTTTATGAATTTCTTACttttttaagtttgattttcatAATTGCAATTAATGGTCTTTAAGTTCTTTTGAGAAAGTTATTAAAGAAAAATCTTATTTACTCCATTTGTCTCATAAGGATAATCAAGAAAATGCTATAAAAGTAAGTAAAAAGTGTAATATGTGGGTAGGGATGGCAATAAATACTAGATCCGGTTCGAATTCGTGGATTCAGATTCATTTTAGGTTTGGATCCGTTTTACATTGACGGATCTGGGTCTGGGTTTTAAAAATACCCAGATTCAGACCCGTAGATCTCAAGGAcctattttattatatgaatGTATACCCAAAGCTCACTGCCCAGACAGCTTTAAACTACTCAACTCGCAAATCCCACTCCTCATTCTTGCCTACTGATCTACATTGAAAGAACTTAGTTTTCCATAATGCAACAATTGAAAGCCAAAATCATATCTGGCATTACCAAAGTTAGTTGTCAATTGTGTATTCCATTTGACGATCTAagtttttgacataattttttttttctttcttttgatATTTATTCAGGTTAGTATGATtgaagtagttttttttttttctaatggatttatttttttatgtttttgtaaTATATAAATAGATGATTTTACCAAATATGATTGACAAGTATGCTCTTTTGAGTGTCACtccatatttaaaatttttgacttttgttgCAACTTTCCTCAATCCTCGCTCATAAAAAGCTTCTTTGGGAGAAATTTGAAAGCATCTGCTCCACGAAATGTGAGGAAAAGTCCTAATGTAGTTGATCTTCATATCATCTCGTTTTGAGccattcattttttatttgctaactgACCTAGATCTAAATAAGATGGATCCGTTTTGGACCTGGATCCGATATTGAATCCATAGTATTCATGGATTTAGATATGGATCCTGAAAATTTAGACCTGTGGATCTAGATCTGGGTCTTACCAATGAAAACGGATTTGGATCTGAGTCCAGATGAACTCGGTCCAGATTCAACCCGCTGTCATCCCTAGTTTGTGGGTATGGTAACCTTtgataataagaaattcattGTTTGATGGATAATGTTATTTACCATCTTTAAGGCTGTATATagaattaacaaatttttttattataataatttaaattttttaggggagtaattggaaattgaaaaataattaatattttatataattattttaaatttttaagaatgaataaataataaacttgttaaattaggctggacttattgtgaatgccagcatattaacggggggacacaagtgcacacactttataaaccaaggagatatataccatcccaaaaccatatggctatgggaagaaggtctctaatagtttataaagcgtgcacaccattttcaatttatcgatgtgggataactcatcccaacaaaaccaataaagtataattaaattcATATGTTTTCCAAGCAAAAATGATACctttttatattcattttaagtgttctatttattttatgcaCTTTATCCAATGCATttgttcaatctttaatatatctaattatgtataatcaaaaattatgaaaagttgcctttaaaaaaaattataaaaagttaatactaataaaatttacattaaaacgaatcaaataaaattctacATAACTatcttttaacttatatataataaaatacaatataatttaagaattacaaataaataatatccaaaaataaaaagaatacttattataatttaatgAAATTGTAAATTATGGTTATTTACTttacaaaatttaaacaaaaaattgagGTAGATCCAGCAGTGGGGTCCACGTCTCATGCGACCATCTTCCCCACCGaaatctaatttatttattttattttttaattaaagagATTGGGGAACAAATTATTGTCACCGTCAACGGTAGTAGTACTAGTAACGGATGCGTaccgttttctttttattttttccaatcCTTATATTCCGccgcccttttcattttatcgccaccccctgagtaaattaccattttacccttactttataaaaaattaacaatattgcCATTAAGGGTGAAATTCCTATAAATACCACACTCCACctaaaattattctcactacaactaaataCAACTCACTAAAGCTAAATctcggagcaaaaattaagtacaatccccaaattattaatcgaggtaagttatttttaaattaattagttgcaaaaaaaaaaaaaaaattcaaaacgaggcgcccaaatttgaaatataaataatataaattaaatacattaatgactacaataataataataataataataataataataatgacaacaacaacaacaaattaaaaacattacgtaaataaaaaaatcttaaaaatttaaatttatcaacaataaaaatttatacggaaaataaaaaaaaattaatacggaaaataaaaaatagtactaacaataataataataataatttaaaaaaaattaatacggaaaaaaaaaaaattcacaggcGCACAGATCtgtgcgcctgaaccatggttcagccgcccagatttgtgcgccttttttttttttttttttaattttccaacgacaactttacgtaccgcatccgactcatagtcgctttcgttagccatatttaaccaattacgggttaccacttctttaacactttttagagagataataccaatttttagagagatagtaccatgtttgaattcgtacttcatacgcatttcagaattccatatatatatagacaaatcttacgcattaaattcttattagtgttattaagcgtgatttacatttattaattaatttttaagtatagtggcaattttgtaatttttttaaatacaggggcaaaaatgtaattttacagggggtggcgaaaaataaCATCACCCTTATTTTTTCCTCTGATGGATTTTTTTCGTTCAACCCTGGTGTTACTGCTTTCATACCGGAACCCACGTCttttgtctttatatatatatatatatatatatatatatatatatatatatatatataatagtttaATTAATAGATTTATTAGTTTTGAGATTTTAGATTTGTTTGGCAAATACTCAGTATCAGATAGAATTATTAGTTGAAAACTTTAGATGGTTAACGAGTTGAAAGTATTAGTTGATAAGGTAGTTGTTTAAGCTAACTGTTTGAGTCAATTGTAAAGATGTTTATCGaaaaattagttattaattgttgattgtttgttaTAGAATAGTATGTCAAAAGCcaacaatcaataaaaaaactacTATGAATAGTTTTTTGATTTTCGCTTAACGAGTAATTTGCTTAACtagtttaaaaatatttaatcaaaCACTTTTAGTCGTtagacaaacaaaaaaacaatagtGAAAAGCCAATAAAGCAACTAATTTtcaaacaccttttataatgttttattttgaGGTCTTTTCACTTGAAGGATTTATCAGGCTAGAGTATATGATACTTAATGGGTGGAGCAATTGTATTTGTTGTTTGATCCTTGTGTACTGCACTTGAGTCTAAGTAGCTACTAGTTAGTAGACTTGTAGTTATATAATTAtagttatttaatattaatagtcTAATCAACTACTTAATGATAATTTGTGGATTCACAAGTTTCATTGAAGAACAATTTGATGGAGTGTTGGAATGACGCTTGGTTATATCTCTATCCTTCTTCAAACGTGAAAAGATGATTAGGGATGGTTTAAACCATTTTATAATGCTCATCTAACTTTGTGTAACCACATAATCACTGCATTATATTG
The Amaranthus tricolor cultivar Red isolate AtriRed21 chromosome 11, ASM2621246v1, whole genome shotgun sequence DNA segment above includes these coding regions:
- the LOC130827178 gene encoding GATA transcription factor 8-like, translated to MSGTKMEEIDCCNFFEQIDDLLECPNDDVEKGLVNNGIDVEYNDFPPVYWSESSPVFSAATSKSASDLSTELFVPYEDIVPIEWVTMFMNDSFAGGSLTLKEGQSTSSTKDSPRNQFQTSSPISVLESSSDFYKGNTLSTGYEKRARSKRTRPATFNPLAHFISPTSSIPNASFSDTKIFAESRPKKKTKIKVLPPTRGISQNQNENPNATPTSQSLRRCLHCEITKTPQWRAGPMGPKTLCNACGVRYKSGRLFPEYRPAASPTFVPSLHSNSHKKVLEMRTKNTVEQPLVTSSAPQSCQQPELTPKPGVVPAFM